Proteins encoded together in one Mus pahari chromosome 9, PAHARI_EIJ_v1.1, whole genome shotgun sequence window:
- the LOC110326790 gene encoding olfactory receptor 8-like isoform X1 produces MESGNSTRISSFFLLGFSENPHLQFFIFSLFLSMYLVTVLGNLLIIIVVITQSHLHTPMYFFLANMSFVDICFPSTTVPKMLVNIQTQSKAITYADCISQMGIFLVFGELDNFLLAVMAYDRYVAICHPLYYTVIVNQQLCILMVLLSWVVSILHAFLQSSVVLQLTFCGDVKIPHFFCELNQLSQLTCSDNFSSHLIMHLVPVLLGVISLSSILYSYFKIVSSILSISSVQGKYKAFSTCVSHLSIVSLFYSTGLGVYVSSAVVQSSHSAARASVMYTVVTPMLNPFIYSLRNKDVKKALERLLEGKL; encoded by the coding sequence ATGGAATCAGGCAACAGCACAAGAATttcaagtttttttcttcttggatttTCAGAAAACCCACACCTTCAATTCTTCATTTTTTCACTGTTTCTGTCCATGTACCTGGTAACCGTGCTTGGGAACCTGCTCATCATCATTGTTGTCATCACACAATCTCatctgcacacacccatgtacttcttccttgcTAACATGTCCTTTGTGGACATCTGTTTCCCGTCCACCACTGTCCCAAAGATGCTGGTAAATATACAGACACAAAGCAAGGCCATTACCTATGCAGACTGTATTAGCCAGATGGGTATCTTCTTGGTTTTTGGAGAACTAGACAACTTTCTCCTGGctgtgatggcctatgaccgATATGTGGCTATCTGTCACCCACTGTATTACACAGTCATTGTTAACCAACAGCTCTGTATACTGATGGTTCTGCTGTCCTGGGTTGTTAGCATCCTACATGCCTTCTTACAGAGCTCAGTTGTGCTACAGTTGACCTTTTGTGGAGATGTAAAAATTCCCCACTTCTTCTGTGAGCTTAACCAGCTGTCTCAACTCACATGTTCAGACAACTTTTCAAGCCACCTCATAATGCATCTTGTACCTGTTCTGTTGGGAGTCATTTCTCTCAGTAGTATCCTTTACTCTTATTTCAAGATAGTGTCTTCCATACTTTCTATATCCTCAGTTCAAGGGAAGTACAAGGCATTTTCTACGTGTGTCTCTCACCTTTCCATTGTCTCCTTATTTTATAGTACAGGCCTTGGAGTTTATGTCAGTTCTGCTGTGGTCCAAAGCTCTCACTCTGCTGCAAGAGCCTCTGTGATGTATACTGTGGTCACCCCGATGCTGAACCCCTTCATTTATAGTCTAAGGAATAAAGATGTGAAGAAAGCTCTGGAAAGACTATTAGAAGGAAAACTGTAA
- the LOC110326790 gene encoding olfactory receptor 8-like isoform X2 — translation MPRESHTRISSFFLLGFSENPHLQFFIFSLFLSMYLVTVLGNLLIIIVVITQSHLHTPMYFFLANMSFVDICFPSTTVPKMLVNIQTQSKAITYADCISQMGIFLVFGELDNFLLAVMAYDRYVAICHPLYYTVIVNQQLCILMVLLSWVVSILHAFLQSSVVLQLTFCGDVKIPHFFCELNQLSQLTCSDNFSSHLIMHLVPVLLGVISLSSILYSYFKIVSSILSISSVQGKYKAFSTCVSHLSIVSLFYSTGLGVYVSSAVVQSSHSAARASVMYTVVTPMLNPFIYSLRNKDVKKALERLLEGKL, via the exons ATGCCAAGGGAATCACA CACAAGAATttcaagtttttttcttcttggatttTCAGAAAACCCACACCTTCAATTCTTCATTTTTTCACTGTTTCTGTCCATGTACCTGGTAACCGTGCTTGGGAACCTGCTCATCATCATTGTTGTCATCACACAATCTCatctgcacacacccatgtacttcttccttgcTAACATGTCCTTTGTGGACATCTGTTTCCCGTCCACCACTGTCCCAAAGATGCTGGTAAATATACAGACACAAAGCAAGGCCATTACCTATGCAGACTGTATTAGCCAGATGGGTATCTTCTTGGTTTTTGGAGAACTAGACAACTTTCTCCTGGctgtgatggcctatgaccgATATGTGGCTATCTGTCACCCACTGTATTACACAGTCATTGTTAACCAACAGCTCTGTATACTGATGGTTCTGCTGTCCTGGGTTGTTAGCATCCTACATGCCTTCTTACAGAGCTCAGTTGTGCTACAGTTGACCTTTTGTGGAGATGTAAAAATTCCCCACTTCTTCTGTGAGCTTAACCAGCTGTCTCAACTCACATGTTCAGACAACTTTTCAAGCCACCTCATAATGCATCTTGTACCTGTTCTGTTGGGAGTCATTTCTCTCAGTAGTATCCTTTACTCTTATTTCAAGATAGTGTCTTCCATACTTTCTATATCCTCAGTTCAAGGGAAGTACAAGGCATTTTCTACGTGTGTCTCTCACCTTTCCATTGTCTCCTTATTTTATAGTACAGGCCTTGGAGTTTATGTCAGTTCTGCTGTGGTCCAAAGCTCTCACTCTGCTGCAAGAGCCTCTGTGATGTATACTGTGGTCACCCCGATGCTGAACCCCTTCATTTATAGTCTAAGGAATAAAGATGTGAAGAAAGCTCTGGAAAGACTATTAGAAGGAAAACTGTAA